A genomic stretch from Lathyrus oleraceus cultivar Zhongwan6 chromosome 2, CAAS_Psat_ZW6_1.0, whole genome shotgun sequence includes:
- the LOC127123013 gene encoding uncharacterized protein LOC127123013, translating into MEVPQDIVFEIFSWLPAKSICKFMSTCTPLSNFSKEIFFKTKQARNLLGTDDSCFFIQPDQVSQRYEKKIELLSLPKERPSSGVPYNALAFLSNFVCVLDSSNGLLLCHTINDHSIELFICNPITKSCFFIHTPESLQKNRDFCNINLMLDCSHRSLNDFKVFLFEVTPDWWPTCYRCNVYHGKEGVWKIMEHSFLPGERAMKFDMPVFHKRALHFISDNTPYITKSSPFYKPYIMSYNLENGNSKMLKLPWKAIKDCHDCNMGIFNWGKVSSSNQSICLVKLMKFVFTVWCLSDYESSIWQRVLKIRVKTLGLKEKYPNVTGFMIMNGHLLVFATEKNVYSCDLGDEKFMMVQEIGQHNCGLHPRFIPYSNTLRPCGTNARDMSY; encoded by the coding sequence ATGGAAGTGCCTCAAGACATTGTTTTTGAGATATTTTCATGGTTACCTGCAAAAAGTATTTGTAAGTTCATGTCAACTTGCACTCCATTATCTAACTTTTCAAAAGaaatatttttcaaaacaaaacaGGCTCGGAATTTGTTGGGGACAGATGATTCATGTTTTTTTATTCAACCTGATCAAGTTAGTCAAAGgtatgaaaaaaaaattgaattgCTTTCTTTACCTAAAGAGCGACCATCTTCGGGTGTCCCCTATAATGCTCTTGCATTCTTATCAAATTTTGTGTGTGTATTAGATTCAAGTAATGGTTTGCTTCTTTGTCACACAATTAATGACCACTCAATTGAGTTGTTTATATGCAACCCAATTACAAAATCTTGTTTTTTCATTCATACTCCAGAGTCACTTCAAAAAAATCGTGATTTTTGTAATATAAATCTTATGTTAGATTGCTCTCACAGATCTTTAAATGATTTCAAAGTGTTTCTTTTTGAAGTTACACCGGATTGGTGGCCAACATGTTatagatgcaatgtttatcatGGTAAAGAAGGTGTGTGGAAAATAATGGAACATAGTTTTCTACCCGGTGAAAgggccatgaaatttgacatgcctgTGTTTCATAAAAGAGCACTTCATTTTATCTCAGATAACACTCCTTACATTACAAAATCAAGTCCTTTTTATAAGCCATATATAATGTCTTATAATTTAGAGAATGGAAATTCAAAAATGCTTAAGTTGCCGTGGAAAGCTATAAAAGATTGTCATGACTGTAACATGGGCATATTCAATTGGGGCAAAGTTTCAAGCTCAAATCAATCCATTTGCTTGGTGAAATTGATGAAATTTGTTTTTACCGTGTGGTGTTTAAGCGATTATGAATCAAGTATTTGGCAAAGGGTTTTGAAAATAAGAGTGAAAACATTGGGATTAAAGGAGAAATATCCTAATGTTACCGGATTTATGATTATGAATGGTCATCTTTTAGTTTTTGCAACAGAAAAAAATGTTTATAGTTGTGATTTGGGTGATGAAAAGTTTATGATGGTCCAAGAAATAGGTCAACACAACTGTGGACTTCACCCTCGCTTTATCCCATACTCAAATACTCTTCGTCCATGTGGAACTAATGCTCGGGATATGTCTTATTAA
- the LOC127119272 gene encoding ribose-phosphate pyrophosphokinase 4, which yields MAAMPPVPLFPETNKLILSHSPHLLSSSNFRYNFSVKCSFENHRNSTIEHFSNMNRDSVHSNNSSFSSSLVSASSSASQLNSKNSKKVVLFYSAETKSLAYNIASESDAIELRSISWGKFPDGFPNIFIPNAQGIRGQHVAFLASFSSPAVIFEQIPVIYALPKLFVASFTLVLPFFPTGTSERMEDEGDIATAFTLARLLSNIPISRGGPTSLVTFDIHALQERFYFGDNILPCFESGIPLLKRRLQDLPDSDNISVAFPDDGAWKRFHKQLQHFPTVVCAKVREGDKRIVRIKEGDPKGRHIVIVDDLVQSGGTLIECQKVLAAHGAAKISAYVTHGIFPNKSWERFGHDNGGNPESAFTYFWITDSCPLTVKEVMHRAPFEVLSLASSISASLQI from the exons ATGGCGGCCATGCCACCTGTTCCGTTATTTCCGGAAACAAACAAACTCATACTCTCTCACTCTCCGCATCTTCTCTCTTCTTCCAATTTCCGTTACAATTTCAGCGTAAAGTGCAGTTTCGAGAATCATCGAAATTCCACAATTGAACATTTCTCAAATATGAATAGAGATTCGGTTCACAGCAACaattcttctttttcttcctcatTGGTCTctgcttcttcttcagcttctcaACTCAATTCGAAGAATTCCAAGAAGGTTGTTCTCTTTTATTCTGCTGAAACCAAATCACTAGCTTACAATATTGCCTCTGAATCTGATGCCATTGAACTCCGATCCATCTCTTGGGG CAAGTTTCCTGATGGCTTCCCCAACATTTTCATTCCCAATGCTCAAGGCATTCGCGGACAGCATGTGGCTTTTCTGGCTTCATTCAGTTCTCCGGCTGTGATTTTTGAGCAGATTCCTGTTATTTATGCTTTGCCGAAACTGTTTGTTGCCTCATTTACACTTGTGCTTCCGTTTTTCCCAACCGGAACTTCTGAAAGAATGGAGGATGAAGGTGATATCGCCACCGCTTTTACTTTGGCCAGGCTTTTGTCAAACATACCGATTTCTAGAGGAGGACCAACGAGTTTGGTCACATTTGACATTCATGCTTTGCAG GAGAGATTCTACTTTGGTGACAACATTTTGCCATGCTTTGAGAGTGGTATACCATTGCTTAAAAGAAGGCTCCAAGATCTGCCTGATTCTGACAAT ATATCAGTTGCTTTTCCTGATGACGGGGCCTGGAAACGGTTTCATAAGCAATTGCAGCATTTTCCAACG GTAGTTTGTGCAAAAGTTCGCGAAGGAGATAAACGAATAGTTCGAATTAAAGAGGGAGATCCTAAGGGTCGGCATATTGTGATTGTTGATGATTTGGTTCAGTCAGGTGGAACCCTGATAGAATGCCAG AAAGTTTTGGCAGCTCATGGAGCAGCAAAGATAAGTGCTTATGTGACTCATGGCATTTTTCCAAATAAATCATGGGAACGCTTTGGGCATGATAATGGGG GGAACCCAGAAAGTGCATTCACCTATTTCTGGATCACAGACTCATGTCCCTTAACAGTGAAGGAGGTGATGCATAGGGCACCATTTGAGGTTCTCAGCCTAGCAAGCTCTATATCAGCCAGTCTTCAAATCTGA
- the LOC127119271 gene encoding peroxidase 28, which produces MKMARIILETFLLFNLVIVPSLAYPFGLNFGFGLRNNDDVQIDEQPQVKNGEGMGNLKVGKETGNEKVENKKRNAIFEAEKLIEKVAVDDRAKLKAGFYAQTCPNAEKIVADALADAVKVNPNAVAHLVRLQFHDCFVVGCDASILLDYSPTGDKVEKSSMFNGQLLKGADIVDDIKEKLEEQCPGIVSCSDTLAFSINEGLFLAGLPRRAPLGGRRDSLYSLASIAEDDNLPQPNWSIERMVSLFIKKGFTIEEMVILLGAHSIGSAHCDVFMQRIFNYKNTRKPDPTLPAPVVAEFQGVCKNAGTPQFRNPTVNFDETPRKLDNLFYKNMLTRNKTVLITDSHLIDDPRTIPIVVKMAGENALWQKRFADAMDKMGALNVLTGDAGEVRTTCRATNN; this is translated from the exons ATGAAAATGGCACGGATCATACTTGAGACATTTCTCTTGTTTAACTTGGTTATTGTTCCTTCTCTAGCTTATCCATTTGGACTTAACTTTGGATTTGGTTTACGAAATAATGATGATGTACAAATTGATGAGCAACCACAAGTAAAAAATGGTGAAGGAATGGGAAATTTAAAGGTTGGCAAAGAAACGGGAAATGAAAAGGTTGAGAATAAAAAGAGAAATGCAATTTTTGAGGCAGAAAAGCTAATTGAAAAGGTTGCGGTTGATGATAGAGCTAAACTTAAGGCAGGATTCTATGCCCAAACTTGTCCCAATGCTGAGAAAATCGTTGCTGATGCTCTTGCTGATGCTGTTAAGGTTAATCCAAATGCAGTTGCTCACCTCGTTCGTCTTCAATTTCATGACTGTTTTGTTGTT GGATGTGATGCGTCAATCTTGCTAGACTACTCACCAACAGGAGACAAAGTAGAGAAAAGTTCAATGTTCAATGGACAACTTCTCAAAGGAGCTGACATAGTTGATGACATAAAAGAAAAGCTAGAAGAACAATGTCCAGGAATAGTGTCATGCTCAGACACATTAGCATTTTCAATCAATGAAGGACTGTTCCTTGCCGGTTTACCTCGTAGAGCGCCTCTTGGCGGCCGCAGAGATTCGCTCTATTCTCTCGCATCCATCGCGGAGGACGACAATCTCCCACAGCCTAATTGGTCAATTGAAAGAATGGTTTCACTCTTCATAAAAAAAGGTTTCACAATTGAAGAAATGGTTATCTTACTCGGTGCACATTCAATTGGTTCGGCTCATTGTGATGTTTTCATGCAAAGGATTTTTAATTACAAAAACACGAGGAAACCTGACCCTACGCTACCAGCTCCAGTGGTTGCAGAGTTTCAAGGTGTCTGTAAGAATGCTGGGACACCACAATTTAGAAACCCGACTGTGAATTTCGATGAGACACCAAGAAAGCTTGATAACTTGTTTTACAAGAATATGTTGACAAGGAACAAGACGGTCTTGATTACGGATTCTCATTTGATTGATGATCCTAGAACAATTCCTATTGTTGTGAAGATGGCGGGTGAGAATGCTTTGTGGCAAAAGAGATTCGCTGATGCTATGGATAAGATGGGTGCTTTGAATGTTCTTACTGGAGACGCTGGTGAAGTGAGGACTACTTGCAGGGCCACTAATAATTAA